The segment GGTGATTAAAATTAGTCACGAATAATCCTAATAATCCTCTGTTTCGTGCTTATTCGTGTCCTCTTAGTGGTTATATTTTCTCCTCTTTCTCCCTATTCTCCAATTCTCCTTGCTTACACATTTTCATAATTAGAATTGCTGTGCTTTTATTTTTTGAACCAGATTTTCAAGAGAGACAAAAATCTTTTCCTTTGTTTTTCTTAAACAGAGTTCAACCTCACCTGAAGATTTTGTTTTGGCACCAATGATAACTTGAACAGGAATACCAATTAAATCTGCATCAGTAAATTTTCTCCCGGGTCGCTCATCACGGTCATCTAACAATACTTCTATGTTCTCGTTAAGCAGTAAATTATATATTTTTATGGCTAAATTTATTTGTTCGGAGTCACTAACATTAATTGGCAGGATTAAAACCTCATAAGGAGCGATATTTGGTTGCCAGATAATTCCTCTTTCATCATTGTTTTGTTCGATGTAAGCGGCAATCATTCGACTTACTCCAATCCCATAACAGCCCATAATCATTGTTTTTTCCTGTCCTTTTTCATCTAAAAAGACCGCACCCATTGCCTCAGAATATTTAGTGCCTAACTTAAATGTATGTCCCAATTCAATCCCATAACTTATCTTTAGATGACCGTTACTACACCTTCCACAGGGGTCATTATCTTGAGCAATCTTAATATCTTCAAATTTATCTATCTTAAAATCACGCTCAAAATTAGCATTTATGTAATGGGCATCTTTTTTATTTCCACCAACGACAAAATTTATCTTTGTCTGGATGGAATAATCCGCAATGAGTGGCGTATCTTCCAGACCAACAGGTCCGGCAAATCCTACTGGTGCTTTTGTTACCCTTTCAATAGTCTCCGGGTCAGCCAATACTAATTCTTTAACCCCAAGGACACTTCTTAATTTACTCTCATTGGCTTCCTCATCCCCGGGGATAAGCACTCCAATGACCTTATTGTCTGCCTTATAAATCAAGGTTTTAACCAATTGAGCCGGGCTAACTTTCAGAAATCTACTTACATCTTCCACCGTTTTCATCTCTGGGGTATCAATTAATTTTAATTCTTCTAACTTCTGACTTCTGAGTTCTGATTTTTGATTTCTTCCACACTCTGCCTTTTCAAGATTAGCCGCATAACCACACTTATCGCAACATACCATTCTTTCTTCACCTGCAGGTGAAAAAGCCATAAATTCATGTGAGAAAGAACCTCCAATAAGTCCTGATTCTGCCTCAACTATTTGAAATTTTAGTCCACAGCGGGTAAATATTTTAGCATAGGCATTATAAAAATCCTGATATATTTCTTCTGCGGATTTATCATCCGGATGAAAAGAATAGGCATCTTTCATTAAAAATTCCCGACCGCGTATCATTCCAAATCTTGGTCTTGGTTCGTCTCGAAATTTAGTTTGAATCTGATAAAGAGAAAGAGGTAGTTGGCGATATGATTTTACCTCCCGACGGACCAAATCCGTAATTATCTCTTCATGGGTCGGTCCAAGTCCAAATGGGCTTTTTTTACGGTCTGT is part of the bacterium genome and harbors:
- a CDS encoding proline--tRNA ligase, yielding MRMSKLFLNTLFQDPQDAEIISHKLMLRAGLIRKLAAGIYSYLPLGLRVLNKIINIVREEMNRIGAQEVLLPALHPASLWEETGRWAAYGDDMFKLTDRKKSPFGLGPTHEEIITDLVRREVKSYRQLPLSLYQIQTKFRDEPRPRFGMIRGREFLMKDAYSFHPDDKSAEEIYQDFYNAYAKIFTRCGLKFQIVEAESGLIGGSFSHEFMAFSPAGEERMVCCDKCGYAANLEKAECGRNQKSELRSQKLEELKLIDTPEMKTVEDVSRFLKVSPAQLVKTLIYKADNKVIGVLIPGDEEANESKLRSVLGVKELVLADPETIERVTKAPVGFAGPVGLEDTPLIADYSIQTKINFVVGGNKKDAHYINANFERDFKIDKFEDIKIAQDNDPCGRCSNGHLKISYGIELGHTFKLGTKYSEAMGAVFLDEKGQEKTMIMGCYGIGVSRMIAAYIEQNNDERGIIWQPNIAPYEVLILPINVSDSEQINLAIKIYNLLLNENIEVLLDDRDERPGRKFTDADLIGIPVQVIIGAKTKSSGEVELCLRKTKEKIFVSLENLVQKIKAQQF